The following proteins are co-located in the Armatimonadota bacterium genome:
- a CDS encoding response regulator, producing the protein MIRYSSRSMYRVLVIDDEDDVRSAVKRRLAREGFDIDLADSSESGIAKIQKSDPPFDVIITDMSMEDPNSGIRVLSAAFARDLFAEVIVMTAYGNVANAVECMRRGAFDYIEKNSPNTDVFELLVQKIDAAMDRRRQDVRAIERWESVARAQEKRTDHA; encoded by the coding sequence GTGATTCGGTATTCTTCACGTTCGATGTACCGTGTTTTGGTAATTGATGACGAGGACGACGTCAGGTCGGCCGTCAAGAGGAGGCTAGCGCGTGAAGGGTTCGATATCGACCTCGCCGACAGTTCTGAATCCGGGATTGCCAAAATCCAAAAGTCCGATCCCCCGTTCGATGTGATCATTACGGACATGAGCATGGAAGATCCTAACTCAGGAATCCGTGTACTGAGCGCTGCTTTTGCTCGTGATCTCTTTGCTGAAGTGATTGTGATGACGGCGTACGGCAATGTGGCTAATGCCGTGGAATGTATGCGCCGAGGGGCGTTCGACTACATCGAAAAGAACAGTCCGAACACCGACGTTTTTGAGCTGCTGGTACAAAAAATCGACGCAGCCATGGACCGACGCAGACAAGATGTTCGCGCGATAGAGCGGTGGGAAAGCGTTGCGCGCGCGCAGGAGAAACGAACAGACCATGCCTAA
- a CDS encoding pyridoxal phosphate-dependent aminotransferase: MPKISNRAISTPESPIRKLTPFADAAKARGTKVYHLNIGQPDVPAPAEFWQAIKSISDPIVAYTHSAGIPTLRKAAVEHYRSKGIMVDEDNLFVTTAGSEAIIFGFLACLNPGDEVIIPEPLYANYIGFAAIAGVTVVPITTKIEEDFRLPSIEEFEKRITTKTKAILICNPNNPTGTVYDQSQLEALRDLVLEHDLFLFADEVYHEFNYTGQSVPSVLNLTGIENNAIVIDSVSKKFSLCGARVGFFICRNKEVFHSAIKFSQARLSPPAIEQIGVEAALRTTPRSYFDDMNAEYRHRRDILVKRLKSFNGVTVPQIEGAFYAMVRLPIDDCDRFCQWMLEEFSHEGKTVMMAPGTGFYETDGVGKDEVRIAYVLKGEDLEVALDVLQQGLAVYPGRTCEQLTAKV; the protein is encoded by the coding sequence ATGCCTAAGATTTCGAATCGAGCAATCAGCACTCCCGAATCACCTATTCGAAAGCTCACCCCATTCGCCGATGCCGCTAAAGCAAGAGGAACGAAGGTTTATCACCTCAACATCGGCCAGCCAGACGTACCGGCACCAGCAGAATTTTGGCAGGCGATCAAGTCTATCTCTGACCCTATCGTCGCCTACACCCACTCAGCCGGAATCCCCACTCTCCGAAAAGCTGCCGTCGAGCACTACCGCAGCAAAGGGATCATGGTGGATGAGGACAATCTGTTCGTCACCACCGCTGGCTCGGAAGCGATTATCTTCGGATTCCTAGCCTGCCTCAACCCGGGTGATGAGGTGATCATTCCCGAGCCTCTTTATGCGAACTATATTGGCTTTGCGGCGATTGCTGGCGTGACGGTTGTGCCCATCACTACCAAGATCGAAGAGGACTTCCGACTCCCAAGCATCGAAGAGTTTGAAAAGCGAATCACCACGAAAACAAAGGCGATTCTCATCTGCAATCCAAACAATCCAACTGGAACGGTTTACGATCAATCGCAGCTTGAAGCGCTCAGGGACTTGGTTCTGGAACACGATTTGTTCCTATTCGCGGATGAGGTGTACCACGAATTCAATTACACCGGACAAAGCGTGCCATCGGTACTTAATCTGACCGGAATCGAGAACAACGCTATCGTCATCGACTCGGTTTCCAAGAAGTTCAGCCTCTGCGGCGCACGAGTTGGATTCTTCATCTGCCGAAACAAGGAAGTTTTCCATTCGGCGATCAAGTTTTCGCAAGCTAGACTCTCGCCGCCAGCCATCGAACAGATCGGTGTCGAAGCCGCGTTGCGCACCACCCCGCGATCCTATTTCGACGATATGAACGCGGAGTATCGCCACCGCCGAGACATCTTGGTCAAGAGACTCAAGAGTTTCAATGGCGTCACGGTTCCGCAAATCGAAGGAGCGTTCTACGCCATGGTCAGGTTGCCAATCGACGATTGCGACCGATTCTGCCAGTGGATGTTAGAGGAGTTTTCTCACGAGGGCAAAACCGTGATGATGGCGCCTGGCACGGGATTTTATGAAACGGATGGAGTCGGCAAGGACGAGGTTCGAATCGCCTATGTCCTAAAGGGTGAAGACTTGGAAGTCGCGCTAGATGTCCTCCAGCAAGGTCTCGCTGTATATCCTGGGCGGACTTGCGAACAGCTAACAGCAAAGGTCTAA
- a CDS encoding HAMP domain-containing protein, whose amino-acid sequence MSFKIRLVLINSLVMLAVLAITLNVFLATTRTVADRNLRTELMNIAQQASRVPPRFNLDDPNQPPGEEGPNQRGGPPQRFNDIQRPSVFDETGARVGGPNSFDKPPFPAQFEKAKSGAPIFDTVTFNEEKYLLLTAAFPSREGRVIVQIGRGLSDRQRLEAAQTTVFWSLIPIALILSGLAAYFLAEGAVRPIKRVAQTATELDEDDLSTRLEVKSKDELGQLAFAFNGMLERLESAFGALKRSNEQQRRFVADASHELRTPLTRLKLATSQPSDDPAEMKESLQVASDAANVMTHLVNELVTLARSDAGELHAEPGRIGIASAVQAALKYAESQSGPAPQVSPELGGYEVEIGPNHLHRMLVNLISNAKRHTPESGAVNIHLEVVGDEFAIVVADSGSGIPADQLARLGERFYRGDESRSRDTGSLGLGIAITQTLANTYQGRLEIASAVQKGTTAKLIFPKSRLFAISK is encoded by the coding sequence ATGAGCTTCAAAATACGCCTCGTTCTGATCAACTCGCTGGTAATGCTTGCGGTTTTGGCGATTACATTGAACGTGTTTTTGGCGACCACAAGGACCGTTGCAGATCGCAATCTGCGCACGGAGCTGATGAATATTGCCCAGCAAGCCAGCCGAGTTCCACCAAGGTTCAACCTGGACGATCCAAATCAGCCGCCCGGTGAAGAAGGCCCGAACCAACGTGGTGGGCCGCCTCAGCGGTTCAACGACATCCAGAGGCCTAGCGTGTTTGATGAAACCGGGGCTCGTGTCGGCGGACCGAATAGCTTCGACAAACCTCCGTTTCCAGCTCAGTTTGAGAAAGCAAAGTCTGGTGCACCCATTTTCGATACCGTCACATTCAATGAAGAGAAGTACCTTCTGCTGACCGCGGCTTTTCCCTCCAGGGAAGGAAGGGTGATCGTTCAAATCGGGCGAGGACTGAGCGACCGGCAGAGACTAGAAGCAGCGCAAACCACGGTGTTTTGGTCATTGATTCCCATTGCGCTGATCCTGAGCGGACTGGCCGCATACTTTCTGGCAGAAGGTGCAGTTCGGCCGATCAAGCGGGTCGCGCAGACCGCGACCGAACTCGATGAAGATGATCTGAGCACGCGATTGGAGGTGAAGTCCAAGGACGAACTGGGTCAGTTAGCGTTTGCTTTTAACGGAATGCTGGAACGACTGGAATCTGCATTTGGCGCGCTGAAACGATCGAACGAGCAACAGCGGAGATTTGTCGCTGATGCCAGCCATGAATTGCGAACACCTTTAACTCGGTTGAAGCTGGCAACCTCACAACCATCGGATGACCCCGCCGAGATGAAAGAATCGTTGCAAGTCGCATCGGACGCCGCGAATGTGATGACCCACCTGGTCAACGAGCTGGTGACGCTGGCGAGATCGGACGCGGGCGAGCTCCATGCTGAACCAGGACGCATCGGAATCGCATCTGCGGTTCAAGCCGCCTTGAAATACGCGGAAAGCCAAAGCGGCCCGGCCCCGCAAGTTTCACCTGAACTTGGCGGATATGAAGTAGAAATAGGCCCGAACCATCTACATCGCATGCTGGTGAATCTGATCAGTAACGCGAAGCGGCATACGCCAGAATCCGGTGCGGTCAACATCCACCTCGAAGTTGTTGGTGATGAATTTGCGATCGTTGTCGCCGATTCCGGGAGCGGCATTCCTGCGGATCAGTTGGCCAGGCTTGGCGAGCGGTTCTACCGCGGAGATGAATCCAGATCCCGCGATACGGGTTCGTTGGGGCTTGGTATTGCGATCACCCAAACACTGGCAAACACCTATCAAGGCAGGCTCGAAATCGCATCTGCAGTGCAAAAAGGCACGACCGCGAAGCTAATTTTCCCTAAATCGAGACTATTTGCAATTTCCAAATAA
- a CDS encoding response regulator transcription factor, which produces MKLLVVEDDRVIAMQLKRALEKEGYSVEVAFDGISGLEEAKLNPPHLILLDLMLPKMGGIEVCERLRRSKVNCPILMLTARDDVEDKVQGLDAGADDYLPKPFELSELLARIRALLRRDKSTRSEILVVADLHIDPKGKSVTRNGQEIRLTPREFSLLEALARNAGRVLEREMIIDQIWNDDASMSNTVNFHVTALRKKIDEGREKSLIQTVHGFGYRLVTPEESA; this is translated from the coding sequence TTGAAGTTGCTCGTCGTCGAAGATGATCGCGTGATCGCGATGCAATTGAAGCGTGCCCTAGAAAAAGAGGGGTACTCAGTTGAAGTTGCGTTCGATGGTATTTCCGGGCTTGAAGAAGCCAAATTGAACCCACCGCATCTGATTTTGCTTGATCTGATGCTGCCCAAAATGGGTGGGATTGAGGTCTGCGAGCGGTTGCGGCGAAGCAAAGTGAATTGCCCGATATTGATGCTCACCGCACGAGACGACGTCGAGGACAAGGTTCAGGGGCTCGATGCTGGTGCGGACGATTATCTGCCCAAACCGTTTGAGCTTAGCGAACTTCTGGCCCGCATCCGCGCGTTGCTTCGGCGCGACAAATCAACTCGCTCCGAGATCTTGGTGGTGGCCGACCTACACATTGATCCAAAGGGCAAGTCCGTGACCAGAAATGGGCAAGAAATTCGACTGACTCCTCGAGAATTCTCACTGCTGGAGGCACTCGCTCGGAACGCGGGCCGCGTGCTCGAAAGAGAAATGATCATCGACCAAATTTGGAATGATGACGCCAGCATGAGCAATACGGTCAACTTTCATGTCACCGCGCTCCGGAAGAAGATTGATGAGGGGCGGGAAAAGAGCCTGATTCAAACTGTCCACGGATTTGGTTACCGGTTGGTCACTCCGGAGGAGAGCGCATGA